The Candidatus Binatia bacterium DNA window AGATGAATCCCTCCGTGCTCATTCTCGCCATGCGGCTCCAGGCGACGGAGGGGCGCACCCCGATCGCTTCGGTGCATGCGGTGTCTCCCGAGACGCCGGTGCTCGCGATCGCCGAGCGCGCCGAAGGGCACTGCCTGGTGCTTAATCCTCCGGGTTCCAAGCGCACCGACACCGGGCAGCTTCCCACCACCTGCACCCAGGGCACGGACTGCCTGCAGCTCGCCGTGGCCGAGGGAGCGACCGGCACCATCCGCCGCAGCGCCACCCCCGACGAGCTCTTCCGGGCGGTGCGCACGGTGGCCTCGGGGAACGCCTGGTACGAGGCGGGCACCGCGACCGCGATCATGCGCCACGCCCTGGCCGGCAACGGCTCGGCGGGCAGCGCCCCCGCGCCCCTGTCGGGACGCGAGCTGGAAGTGGCCGAGCTGATCGCGGCCGGGCGCTCCAACAAGGAAATCGGCTCCATCCTCAACATCAGCGCGCCGACGGTGAAGAAGCACGTCGGCCGGATCCTCGAGAAGCTCGGTCTCCAAGACCGGCTCCAGGTGGGCCTGTACGTGGCCCGCAACCCGCTCGTTCTCCAACCTCTCGATTCGAAGCGGCGTTAAGCCGCTCCGTTGCTACCTAGGTACCACTCCGATTGCGCCTGCGAGCGCGTAGACTGGCGCGCGCGACACGACGATGATTGGTGTGGTCAGAGCAAACGTGGTGGTTTCCACAGGGAGGGTTCGATGAAACGACTCGGTACGACGCTCGCAGGAGCGGTGTGCGCCGGCGTGCTGGCACTGGGCTTCTGGGGAGTCGCGAGCGCTGAGGATGCCGCCGCGGCCGCTCCTGCCCCGCACCAGTATGTCGGGGCGAAGAAGTGCAAGATGTGCCACAACTCGGAGAAGGGTGGGGCGCAGTTCACCCACTGGACGGAATCGAAGCATTCCAAGGCGTTCGCGACCCTGGCGAGCGAAGACGCGAAGAAGATCGCCACCGCCAAGGGGATCGCCGATCCGCAGAAGGCGGCCGAGTGTCTCTCCTGCCACCAGACGGGCTACGGCGAGGCGGCCGATCACTTCGCGGCGACCTACGTGGCCGAGGACGGCGTGACCTGCGAGTCGTGCCATGGCGCCGGATCCGACTACATCAAGATGAAGACGATGTCGGGCATCCGGGACAAGTCGCTCAAGGCCGAGGAGTACGGCCTGGTGATGCCGACCCAGGAGCGCTGCGTCCAGTGCCATAACGAGAAGAGCCCGAGCTTCAAGGCCTTCGACTTCGCCGCCGACAGCACCAAGATCGCGCACGGGATTCCCGCGGGATACAAGCGTGGAGGCGGGACGGAAGAGGCGGCCCACTAACCTCGACCCCTGGCCAACCGTCATATGACGAGCGCGCGGCGCCCAAGGCAGCGTCCCTGGGCGCCGCGCTGTATCTGCTTCCCCGTCTCGGTCGCGCGCGCGGTCGCGCTCGCGCTGGTCGCGGGCCTCGCGGCCGTCGCGGCCCTCCTCGCCGGGATGCCGGCCGGCGCGGCAACCCCCGCCCGCATTCCCGACTCCGTGTGTATCGAGTGCCACACCGGAGCCAACCTCGATAGCGCCGTCGTCCGCGGGCGGAAGGTCAAGCTCGACATCGACCGGGCCGTACTCCAGCACTCGGCCCACGCCGGCGTCGCGTGCATCCAGTGCCACGCCGGGATCAACCCCGAAGAGCAGCCGCATCGCGCGCGCCCCGTGCCGGTCGACTGCAGCCGCTGCCACATGAACGCCGACTCCGTGCACGTCTTCCACGCGAAGACGACATTCGCGAAGGCGGCGGGGACCGTCGGATCCTGCCAGGGCTGCCACGGCGATCACGACGTTCCGAAGAAGGGCGCCGTCACGACGCCGGCCGGCGCGCGGTCGCTGGACGCCGCGTGTGCGCGCTGTCATCGGGAGGAAGTCGCGCACTTCGAGACCTCCGCGCATGGCCGCGCGGCCGCGCGCGGCGAGCGCTCGGCGCCGACCTGCCTCTCCTGCCACCGCCTCCCGGTCACCGCGGCCCGCGCGCGCGGTCAGCGCGACGCGCGTCTCAAGCTGGCGCAGGAACAGCTCTGCCTCCACTGCCACCTGGACGATCCCGCGGTGCGCGCGCGCGTCGGGCCACAGACGGGGTTCATCCGCGCCTACGAGACGAGCATCCACGGGCAGGAGCTCCGGCGGGGGAACGCGAAGGCGGCGACCTGCATCGACTGCCAC harbors:
- a CDS encoding response regulator transcription factor yields the protein MRRVRIILADDYPMDRAGMVSILRSQPDFEIVGEASSVREAGAMCREMNPSVLILAMRLQATEGRTPIASVHAVSPETPVLAIAERAEGHCLVLNPPGSKRTDTGQLPTTCTQGTDCLQLAVAEGATGTIRRSATPDELFRAVRTVASGNAWYEAGTATAIMRHALAGNGSAGSAPAPLSGRELEVAELIAAGRSNKEIGSILNISAPTVKKHVGRILEKLGLQDRLQVGLYVARNPLVLQPLDSKRR
- a CDS encoding cytochrome c family protein gives rise to the protein MKRLGTTLAGAVCAGVLALGFWGVASAEDAAAAAPAPHQYVGAKKCKMCHNSEKGGAQFTHWTESKHSKAFATLASEDAKKIATAKGIADPQKAAECLSCHQTGYGEAADHFAATYVAEDGVTCESCHGAGSDYIKMKTMSGIRDKSLKAEEYGLVMPTQERCVQCHNEKSPSFKAFDFAADSTKIAHGIPAGYKRGGGTEEAAH